A stretch of the Asticcacaulis sp. ZE23SCel15 genome encodes the following:
- the nagA gene encoding N-acetylglucosamine-6-phosphate deacetylase — protein sequence MSVFTFINGRIVTADGIVETGHVIIDNGIIASVSSAPATPQGEIIDLDGGYLLPGFIDTQVNGGGGVLFNDTPTKAAIAAIGEAHAAYGTTGFMTTLISDRLDVVDAALNATKEAIDAGIPGVLGVHLEGPFLNAERKGIHNAEVFRTLDAASKALLSRPTGAKTMVTLAPEKCTPDDIRDLVAKGVIVAAGHTNATYGETLEALSAGVSGFTHLFNAMSPFSHRAPGVAGAALEDQKAYCGIILDGQHVHPAAARIAFAARPVERFMLVTDAMPTVGMAHKTFTLNGKTIRVENGVCIDDNGTLAGSDLDMASAFRYAVTVVGVSVRDAAFMAATAPAAFVGVSDITGEIRHGLRADLVWMDADLNLRGVWLAGQRHGGRAANLTAA from the coding sequence ATGTCAGTTTTTACCTTCATTAACGGCCGTATCGTCACGGCTGATGGCATAGTCGAGACGGGCCACGTTATCATCGACAATGGCATCATTGCCTCCGTCTCCAGTGCGCCCGCCACGCCCCAGGGTGAGATCATCGACCTTGACGGCGGCTATCTGTTGCCGGGCTTTATCGATACCCAGGTCAATGGCGGCGGCGGCGTTCTGTTCAACGACACTCCGACAAAGGCCGCCATCGCGGCTATCGGTGAGGCCCACGCAGCCTATGGTACGACCGGCTTCATGACCACCCTGATCAGCGATCGCCTTGATGTAGTGGATGCGGCCCTTAACGCCACGAAAGAGGCCATTGACGCAGGCATCCCCGGCGTGCTCGGTGTCCACCTCGAAGGCCCGTTCCTCAATGCCGAGCGCAAGGGCATACATAACGCGGAGGTCTTCCGCACCCTTGACGCCGCGTCAAAAGCGCTCCTGTCGCGCCCGACCGGCGCTAAGACCATGGTGACGCTGGCACCGGAGAAATGCACGCCGGACGACATCCGCGACCTCGTGGCCAAGGGCGTCATCGTGGCGGCAGGCCATACCAACGCGACCTACGGTGAGACGCTCGAAGCCCTTTCAGCCGGGGTCAGCGGCTTCACCCACCTGTTTAACGCCATGTCCCCGTTCAGCCATCGCGCGCCCGGCGTGGCCGGGGCCGCGCTTGAAGACCAGAAGGCCTATTGCGGGATCATCCTCGATGGCCAGCACGTCCACCCGGCCGCCGCCCGCATCGCCTTCGCGGCCCGTCCGGTCGAGCGCTTCATGCTGGTCACAGATGCCATGCCGACGGTCGGTATGGCCCACAAGACCTTCACACTTAACGGCAAGACCATCCGCGTTGAAAACGGTGTCTGCATCGATGACAATGGAACCCTGGCCGGATCTGATCTCGATATGGCGTCGGCCTTCCGCTACGCCGTCACTGTGGTGGGCGTGAGTGTTCGCGACGCGGCCTTTATGGCCGCCACCGCGCCGGCCGCCTTTGTCGGCGTGTCTGATATTACCGGCGAGATCAGGCACGGGCTGCGTGCCGATCTGGTCTGGATGGATGCCGATCTGAATTTACGTGGTGTCTGGCTTGCCGGCCAGCGCCATGGCGGCCGCGCCGCCAACCTTACTGCCGCCTGA
- a CDS encoding sugar MFS transporter — translation MSPPSETQKSPLLAMSIIGGMFFIFGFVTWLNGPLITFVQLAFTLSDVEAFLVVTVFYMSYFFLALPSAAILKKTGMKKGMALGLLVMAVGAAIFGQLATMRIFEGALTGLFIIGAGLALLQTASNPYISILGPINSAAQRIAFMGICNKIAGILAPIVVGGLVLNGVGEFAAQVEAATDPVAREALLDAFAQKIHLPYLGMAALLAVLAFAVAKSPLPEISDQANESSASDTTGKSIFAFPQLWLGFVALFCYVGVEVMAGDAIGTYGAAFGIPLDITKYFTSFTLVGMLIGYVVGLIIIPRFISQERYLAISAVLGVAFCLGAYLTHGLVSVGFVAALGFANAMMWPAIFPLGIKGLGKFTETGSAILIMGIAGGAVLPQLFAHFKGSFDFQAVFAVIMIPAYLYILVFALFAITQSAKAKAASVNY, via the coding sequence ATGTCGCCACCGTCTGAAACCCAAAAATCCCCATTGCTGGCCATGAGCATCATTGGCGGCATGTTCTTTATCTTCGGCTTTGTGACCTGGCTTAATGGCCCGCTGATCACCTTTGTGCAACTGGCCTTCACCCTGTCAGATGTCGAAGCCTTTCTGGTGGTGACGGTCTTTTACATGTCCTACTTCTTTCTGGCCCTGCCCTCGGCAGCGATCCTGAAAAAGACCGGCATGAAAAAAGGCATGGCGCTAGGGCTTTTGGTCATGGCCGTAGGGGCCGCGATCTTCGGGCAACTGGCGACCATGCGCATTTTTGAAGGGGCGCTGACCGGCCTGTTTATCATTGGCGCGGGTCTGGCCCTGCTGCAAACGGCGTCTAACCCTTATATTTCCATCCTTGGCCCCATCAATTCCGCCGCCCAGCGCATCGCCTTCATGGGCATCTGTAATAAGATCGCGGGCATCCTGGCCCCCATCGTCGTCGGCGGTCTGGTGCTCAACGGCGTCGGTGAATTTGCAGCCCAGGTCGAAGCCGCCACTGATCCCGTCGCCCGCGAAGCCCTGCTCGATGCCTTTGCGCAAAAGATCCACCTGCCTTATCTTGGCATGGCGGCTTTGCTGGCCGTGCTGGCCTTTGCCGTCGCCAAATCGCCCCTGCCCGAAATCAGCGATCAGGCCAATGAAAGCTCCGCCTCCGACACCACCGGCAAAAGCATATTTGCCTTTCCGCAACTGTGGCTCGGCTTCGTAGCGCTGTTTTGTTATGTCGGCGTCGAAGTCATGGCCGGTGACGCCATCGGCACCTATGGCGCGGCCTTTGGCATCCCGCTCGATATCACCAAATACTTCACCTCGTTCACTCTGGTCGGCATGCTGATCGGCTATGTCGTCGGCCTGATCATCATCCCACGCTTTATCTCTCAGGAACGCTATCTGGCGATCTCAGCGGTCTTAGGCGTTGCGTTCTGTCTGGGCGCATATCTGACCCACGGTCTGGTCTCAGTCGGGTTTGTGGCGGCGCTTGGCTTTGCCAATGCCATGATGTGGCCCGCGATCTTCCCACTCGGCATCAAGGGTCTGGGTAAGTTTACCGAAACCGGCTCAGCTATCCTGATCATGGGCATTGCGGGCGGGGCCGTCCTGCCGCAACTGTTCGCCCACTTCAAAGGCAGCTTTGATTTTCAGGCCGTCTTTGCCGTCATCATGATCCCTGCCTACCTCTATATTCTGGTCTTTGCGCTGTTTGCCATCACCCAGAGCGCCAAAGCCAAAGCCGCCTCAGTTAATTATTAG
- a CDS encoding GntR family transcriptional regulator, which produces MIHHTPAAKLQIARPAFAHQIGTLNKDEPTPLYQQLQKLLRTAIHSQIITASEAIPPERDLADDFDVSRITVRKAIDGLVSEGLLVRRQGSGTYVASRFEKSLSRLSSFSEDMISRGRKPHSEWISKTHGVVTPEESLSLGLSPGSQVCRFQRLRYADGMIMALEYTTLPAFALPTLDEVGDSLYEALSRTGHRPVRALQRLRAVALTGEQADRLQVPPGTPGLFIERRGFLSDGLTCELNHSYYRGDAYDVIAEVNELGNLTYGF; this is translated from the coding sequence ATGATCCATCACACCCCCGCCGCCAAGCTACAGATCGCCCGTCCAGCCTTCGCGCACCAGATCGGTACGCTGAATAAGGACGAGCCGACCCCGCTCTATCAGCAACTCCAGAAACTGCTGCGCACCGCGATCCATAGTCAGATTATCACCGCCTCCGAAGCCATCCCGCCGGAGCGCGATTTGGCCGATGATTTCGATGTGTCGCGCATCACGGTGCGTAAGGCGATCGACGGGCTGGTGTCTGAGGGCTTGCTGGTCCGCCGTCAGGGTTCCGGCACCTATGTTGCCAGCCGGTTTGAGAAAAGCCTGTCGCGCCTGTCGTCCTTCTCTGAGGACATGATCTCGCGCGGGCGTAAGCCCCATTCGGAGTGGATCAGCAAGACCCACGGCGTCGTCACCCCCGAAGAATCCCTGTCGCTGGGTCTGTCACCGGGCTCTCAGGTGTGCCGGTTTCAACGTCTGCGCTATGCCGACGGGATGATCATGGCGCTGGAATATACCACCCTGCCGGCCTTTGCCCTGCCGACCCTCGATGAGGTCGGGGATTCGCTCTATGAGGCCTTAAGCCGCACCGGCCATCGCCCCGTGCGCGCCTTGCAGCGTCTGCGCGCCGTCGCCCTGACCGGCGAACAGGCAGATCGCCTTCAGGTGCCCCCCGGCACCCCCGGCCTGTTTATCGAACGGCGCGGGTTCTTAAGCGATGGCCTGACCTGCGAGCTTAACCACTCCTATTATCGCGGCGACGCCTATGACGTGATCGCCGAAGTCAATGAACTGGGCAATCTGACCTACGGGTTCTGA
- a CDS encoding amino acid ABC transporter permease (The N-terminal region of this protein, as described by TIGR01726, is a three transmembrane segment that identifies a subfamily of ABC transporter permease subunits, which specificities that include histidine, arginine, glutamine, glutamate, L-cystine (sic), the opines (in Agrobacterium) octopine and nopaline, etc.) translates to MVWWRDQKFRAIAFQLLAASAFIGLILWLTGNTAANLAKRGLTVGFDFLGRAARFPISESVLSYSPTDHFWWAYTVGLGNTLFITVIVAITATVLGLMLAILRREDNPLAQGAGTTYVEFFRNTPLVVQLLFWYALVTVGLPSIDAPLNPLPGVYLTERGLYLPALSLNGLDMPVRAKFNFEGGLNLSPEFVAMYLGLSLYAAAFIGEIIRGGLEAVAKGQTEAALALGLAPKQALNLVLIPQALRIIIPPMTSQYINILKNSTLALVVGYPDISFVTATTINQTGQALEGIFILMLVFFTISIATSVAMNLYNARVALKVR, encoded by the coding sequence ATGGTGTGGTGGCGGGACCAAAAATTCAGGGCGATTGCCTTTCAGCTATTGGCGGCCAGCGCCTTCATCGGCCTGATCCTGTGGCTGACCGGTAATACGGCGGCCAATCTGGCCAAACGCGGACTGACCGTCGGGTTTGACTTTTTGGGCCGGGCGGCGCGCTTTCCGATTTCCGAAAGTGTCTTAAGCTACAGCCCAACCGATCATTTCTGGTGGGCCTATACGGTCGGGCTTGGCAACACCCTATTTATCACGGTGATCGTAGCGATTACAGCGACGGTTCTGGGGCTAATGCTGGCCATATTGCGCCGTGAGGATAACCCGCTGGCGCAAGGGGCAGGCACGACCTATGTCGAGTTTTTCCGCAACACGCCGCTGGTGGTGCAGCTTCTGTTTTGGTACGCTTTGGTCACCGTTGGACTACCATCGATCGACGCGCCGCTTAATCCGCTGCCGGGAGTCTATCTGACCGAGCGCGGGCTTTACCTGCCGGCGCTGTCGTTGAACGGCCTTGATATGCCGGTTCGGGCGAAGTTCAATTTTGAAGGCGGGCTTAATCTGTCGCCGGAATTTGTCGCCATGTATCTGGGGCTTAGTCTCTATGCGGCGGCCTTCATCGGTGAGATCATCAGGGGCGGACTTGAGGCGGTCGCTAAAGGCCAGACGGAGGCGGCCCTCGCGCTGGGGCTGGCACCTAAGCAGGCCCTTAATCTGGTGCTGATCCCGCAGGCCCTGCGTATCATTATCCCGCCCATGACCAGCCAGTATATCAACATTCTCAAAAACTCGACACTGGCGCTGGTGGTTGGATATCCGGATATCTCGTTTGTGACCGCCACGACTATTAACCAGACGGGGCAGGCCCTGGAAGGGATTTTCATCCTGATGCTGGTGTTCTTTACCATCAGCATCGCAACCTCGGTCGCCATGAACCTCTATAACGCTCGCGTGGCTCTGAAGGTCCGATGA
- a CDS encoding amino acid ABC transporter ATP-binding protein, with the protein MAFIELNGVNKWYGQYHALRDVTLSVDKGERIVICGPSGSGKSTLIRCINALEGHHQGTISVGGTALTSDIKAVEGVRKSVGMVFQSFNLFPHLTILENCTLAPIHVKKMKKAEAEALAMSLLERVRIGEQALKYPGQLSGGQQQRVAIARALCMQPDVMLFDEPTSALDAEMVKEVLDIMVDLAGSGMTMLCVTHEMGFARQVADRVVFMDAGQIIEMNTPDAFFRAPQHDRTRQFLSQILH; encoded by the coding sequence ATGGCCTTTATCGAACTGAACGGCGTCAATAAATGGTACGGACAATACCATGCCCTGCGCGATGTCACCTTGAGCGTCGATAAGGGCGAACGCATCGTCATCTGCGGCCCGTCGGGTTCAGGTAAGTCAACCCTGATCCGCTGCATTAACGCGCTGGAGGGCCACCATCAGGGTACGATCTCAGTCGGCGGCACGGCCCTGACCTCGGACATTAAAGCGGTCGAAGGTGTGCGCAAAAGTGTTGGTATGGTGTTTCAGAGCTTCAATCTGTTTCCGCATTTGACGATCCTGGAAAACTGCACACTGGCGCCCATCCACGTCAAAAAAATGAAGAAGGCTGAGGCCGAAGCCCTGGCTATGTCCTTGCTGGAGCGTGTGCGCATCGGTGAGCAGGCGCTGAAATATCCGGGTCAGCTTTCAGGCGGACAGCAGCAGCGCGTGGCCATCGCACGGGCCTTATGTATGCAGCCGGACGTCATGCTCTTTGATGAGCCGACTTCCGCGCTGGATGCCGAAATGGTCAAGGAAGTGCTCGATATCATGGTCGATCTGGCGGGCTCTGGCATGACTATGTTGTGTGTCACCCACGAAATGGGCTTTGCCCGTCAGGTTGCTGACCGCGTGGTCTTTATGGACGCCGGACAGATTATCGAGATGAACACGCCGGATGCCTTTTTCAGAGCCCCGCAGCATGACCGGACACGGCAGTTCCTGAGCCAGATTTTGCATTAG
- a CDS encoding amino acid ABC transporter permease: protein MTGFVQTQSIDARTAPLAARRNLFRVLFGDVLSTVSTLAILFAVIALAPKLVSWGLFNGIWADEGSQCSGAGACWAFLRAKYPFILFGIYPPGQYWRPIGLIVIFIGLTLYSLPPKNWKTSTLWAWVIGTVVALALMAGGVLGLEAVPTDTWGGLPVTLILTVLSLGLGFPLAIALALGRQSDLKTVKYICVAVIEGIRGLPLLSLLFIVSILLPLMLPDGLKIDKLLRALVAMTVFSAAYLAEVLRGGLQGLHNGQGEAADALSLSWWSKTRLIILPQAISKVIPPLTNTVVVMVKNTSLVLIVGLYDLLSAGRAALADPAWPAPFAETYGFIALIYFIICFSITRYTHWIERQNLFGVNR, encoded by the coding sequence ATGACAGGCTTTGTTCAAACCCAATCCATCGATGCCCGGACGGCACCCTTGGCCGCGCGCCGCAACCTGTTTCGGGTGCTGTTCGGGGATGTCTTAAGCACGGTCTCGACGCTCGCTATACTGTTTGCCGTCATAGCCCTGGCGCCCAAGCTGGTGTCATGGGGCCTCTTCAACGGCATCTGGGCCGACGAGGGCTCGCAGTGTAGCGGTGCCGGCGCGTGCTGGGCGTTCCTGCGCGCCAAATATCCGTTCATTCTGTTCGGCATCTATCCGCCGGGGCAATACTGGCGGCCGATTGGGCTGATCGTGATTTTTATCGGGCTTACGCTTTATTCCCTGCCGCCGAAGAACTGGAAGACCTCGACCCTGTGGGCGTGGGTGATCGGCACGGTGGTCGCGTTAGCTCTGATGGCGGGCGGTGTGTTGGGCCTTGAGGCTGTGCCGACCGACACCTGGGGCGGGCTGCCGGTGACGCTGATCCTGACCGTTTTATCATTGGGGCTGGGCTTTCCGCTGGCGATTGCGTTGGCGCTGGGGCGGCAGTCGGACCTTAAGACCGTCAAATATATCTGCGTGGCCGTTATTGAGGGTATTCGCGGCCTGCCGCTGTTGAGCTTGCTGTTCATCGTCTCGATCCTGTTGCCGCTGATGCTGCCGGACGGACTTAAGATTGATAAGCTGCTGCGCGCTCTGGTCGCCATGACCGTTTTCTCCGCCGCCTATCTGGCCGAGGTGCTTCGGGGCGGCCTGCAAGGTCTGCATAACGGGCAGGGGGAAGCTGCTGATGCTTTGTCGCTGTCGTGGTGGTCTAAAACGCGTCTGATCATCCTGCCGCAAGCCATATCCAAGGTCATACCGCCGCTGACCAACACGGTCGTGGTCATGGTCAAGAACACGTCGCTGGTACTTATTGTCGGGCTATACGACCTGTTGAGTGCCGGACGCGCGGCACTGGCTGATCCGGCATGGCCCGCGCCCTTTGCAGAAACCTATGGTTTCATTGCCTTAATCTATTTCATCATCTGCTTTTCGATCACGCGCTACACCCACTGGATCGAGCGGCAGAACCTGTTCGGAGTGAACCGCTGA
- a CDS encoding acyltransferase family protein: protein MDRLRFTALDVFRGLTVCVMIVVNTSGAGAEPYYQLQHAQWFGFTLADLVFPSFLFAVGNSMAFASRRTLPNDQFLLKVAKRTALIFLLGYLMYWFPFVHQMPDGSWAFNDIGQTRIMGVLQRIALCYGAAALAARYLPVKGIIALCAALLFGYWGALMAFGPAGEQLSMVGNIGAQIDRAVLGLDHMYRGGAKGYEPEGLFSTLPAIVNVLAGYLAGLFITRTPDHRTAVSKMLVAGGALVAAGLIWSLFFPLSKRIWTSSFVLLTVGIDCLILAALITYTEIQKLNFGVKFFEIFGKNPLVIYLFSELLVISLQTFTTPAGTKLYDWVGIHLFQAILPGAIGSLVCAIVYMLVCWLLGWWMDRKNIIIKL, encoded by the coding sequence ATGGACCGGCTGCGCTTCACCGCTCTGGATGTCTTTCGCGGCCTGACCGTCTGCGTGATGATCGTCGTCAATACGTCAGGTGCAGGCGCTGAGCCGTACTACCAGCTTCAGCATGCCCAGTGGTTTGGCTTTACGCTGGCCGACCTTGTGTTTCCGTCGTTTCTGTTCGCGGTCGGCAATTCAATGGCGTTCGCGTCACGACGCACCCTGCCCAATGATCAGTTCCTGCTAAAAGTCGCCAAGCGCACGGCCCTCATCTTCCTGCTCGGCTATCTGATGTACTGGTTCCCGTTCGTGCATCAAATGCCAGACGGGTCGTGGGCGTTTAACGACATCGGCCAGACCCGCATCATGGGCGTGCTGCAACGCATTGCGCTCTGCTATGGGGCCGCCGCTTTGGCCGCACGTTACCTGCCGGTCAAGGGCATCATCGCCCTGTGTGCCGCGCTGTTGTTCGGTTATTGGGGCGCGTTGATGGCCTTTGGGCCGGCCGGTGAGCAACTGAGTATGGTCGGCAATATCGGCGCCCAGATCGACCGCGCCGTGCTTGGCCTCGATCACATGTATCGCGGCGGCGCCAAGGGCTATGAACCCGAAGGGCTGTTTTCAACCCTGCCCGCCATCGTCAATGTGCTGGCCGGATATCTGGCGGGGCTATTCATCACCCGCACCCCCGATCACAGAACCGCCGTCTCCAAAATGCTGGTCGCGGGGGGCGCCTTGGTCGCCGCCGGCCTGATCTGGAGCCTGTTTTTTCCGTTATCCAAGCGCATCTGGACATCGTCGTTCGTGCTTTTGACCGTTGGTATCGACTGCCTGATACTGGCGGCCCTGATCACCTATACCGAGATTCAGAAACTCAATTTCGGTGTGAAATTTTTCGAGATTTTCGGCAAGAATCCGCTCGTCATCTATCTGTTTTCGGAACTGCTGGTCATCAGCTTGCAAACCTTCACCACACCGGCTGGCACCAAGCTTTATGACTGGGTGGGCATCCATCTGTTTCAGGCTATTCTGCCCGGTGCCATCGGCTCACTGGTCTGCGCCATTGTCTACATGCTCGTCTGCTGGCTGCTCGGCTGGTGGATGGATCGTAAAAACATCATCATTAAGCTTTAG
- a CDS encoding SIS domain-containing protein codes for MMSASLSQPLKRPEDTLMFREARESGDAVARFLDTNLDTIAQIVTRLKTNPPRSVTTCARGSSDHAATYGKYLIETLIGIPTSTAALSVSSLYDAPVFAADTLCIAISQSGRSPDLLTSVKAHKASGAFVIALVNDFTSPLAELADEALPLCAGPELSVAATKSYITSLAALAALVAHWADHAALKDGVNRLPQHLTQAFDLDWSGALPTLTAARNLFVIGRGYSFAVAQEAALKLKETCALHAEAFSAAEVRHGPMAIVGEGFPIIAFAPSDSAGDDVRAVAAEFSGRGADVWLADTKGQGEGQGNLPALAAEAVLEPILMVASFYRLANALSIARGLDPDSPPHLNKVTRTR; via the coding sequence ATAATGTCCGCTTCCCTCAGTCAGCCGCTGAAACGCCCCGAAGACACCCTCATGTTCCGTGAGGCCCGCGAAAGCGGCGATGCCGTCGCGCGTTTTTTAGACACCAATCTTGACACCATCGCCCAGATTGTGACGCGCCTGAAGACGAACCCGCCGCGCTCCGTGACGACTTGCGCGCGCGGATCATCCGACCATGCCGCCACCTACGGCAAATACCTGATCGAGACCCTGATCGGTATCCCGACATCAACCGCGGCCCTGTCGGTGTCATCCCTTTATGACGCTCCCGTCTTTGCCGCCGATACCCTGTGCATCGCCATTTCCCAGTCGGGCCGCAGCCCTGACCTGCTCACTTCGGTCAAGGCCCATAAGGCGTCCGGCGCGTTTGTGATCGCTCTGGTCAATGATTTCACCTCACCGCTGGCTGAGCTTGCTGATGAGGCCCTGCCCCTGTGCGCGGGCCCGGAGCTGTCGGTGGCGGCCACAAAGTCCTACATCACCTCATTGGCCGCACTGGCTGCCCTTGTGGCCCACTGGGCCGATCATGCCGCCCTCAAAGACGGGGTGAACCGCCTGCCGCAGCACCTGACGCAGGCGTTTGATCTGGACTGGTCAGGCGCTTTGCCGACCCTGACCGCCGCCCGCAACCTGTTCGTCATCGGGCGTGGCTACAGCTTTGCGGTCGCTCAGGAAGCGGCCTTGAAGCTTAAGGAAACCTGCGCCCTGCACGCCGAAGCCTTTTCCGCCGCCGAAGTCAGGCACGGCCCGATGGCCATTGTCGGTGAAGGTTTCCCCATCATCGCCTTTGCGCCGTCCGATAGCGCTGGCGACGACGTCCGCGCCGTTGCTGCCGAATTTTCAGGCCGTGGGGCCGATGTCTGGCTGGCCGACACTAAGGGCCAAGGTGAGGGTCAGGGCAATCTGCCCGCCCTTGCCGCCGAAGCCGTGCTTGAACCCATTTTGATGGTCGCGTCGTTTTACCGGCTGGCCAATGCCCTGTCCATCGCGCGCGGTCTGGACCCCGACAGCCCGCCGCACCTTAACAAAGTGACCCGGACCCGGTAA
- a CDS encoding BadF/BadG/BcrA/BcrD ATPase family protein, translating to MQDLAPPPLYYIGIDGGGTRCRARLKTRAGQTLSEGYGGASNIRLGLGLVWSNIMAAVDEALAKAELTHADLPDIHIGLGLAGISSPTGAQVTIDSGPNFGAIRASSDAHAACLGAFSGKDGAILISGTGSAGYIFNNGIGRGIGGWGFEVGDDGSAAGLGREALRAALRGYDKIAPSTDFTQEIIASFGGHAADVIAFVDTATPSDYGALAPLIMSYAEQGDPVAVGLVKTVASEIGLYLQRLHALGAAKIALVGGLSEPIRPWLSGRDAALLSEPESDAVEGALLLAQGAGTGLGGGIGGGLGSARIPA from the coding sequence ATGCAAGACCTTGCCCCCCCTCCTCTCTATTACATCGGCATCGACGGTGGCGGCACCCGCTGCCGGGCGCGTCTCAAGACCCGCGCGGGCCAGACCCTCAGCGAAGGCTATGGCGGCGCCAGCAATATCCGCTTGGGCCTCGGTCTGGTCTGGAGCAATATTATGGCCGCGGTCGATGAAGCTTTGGCTAAGGCAGAGCTTACCCATGCCGACCTGCCCGACATCCATATCGGTCTGGGTCTGGCGGGGATTTCCTCGCCCACCGGCGCGCAGGTCACCATCGATTCCGGCCCTAATTTCGGGGCTATCCGCGCCTCCAGCGATGCCCACGCCGCGTGTTTGGGGGCCTTTTCGGGTAAGGACGGCGCGATCCTGATTTCCGGCACCGGCTCGGCGGGTTATATCTTTAATAACGGTATCGGTCGCGGCATCGGCGGCTGGGGCTTTGAAGTTGGCGATGACGGTTCCGCCGCCGGTCTGGGGCGCGAAGCCCTGCGGGCCGCCCTGCGCGGCTATGATAAGATCGCGCCGTCCACCGATTTTACGCAGGAAATCATTGCCTCCTTCGGGGGCCATGCGGCGGATGTCATCGCCTTTGTCGATACCGCCACCCCCAGCGATTACGGCGCGCTGGCCCCGCTGATCATGAGCTATGCCGAACAGGGCGATCCTGTTGCGGTTGGCCTGGTCAAAACCGTGGCCAGCGAGATCGGCCTTTACCTGCAACGGCTGCATGCGCTGGGGGCGGCCAAGATTGCCCTCGTCGGCGGGCTGTCGGAGCCGATCCGCCCTTGGCTGTCAGGCCGTGACGCCGCCCTCCTCAGCGAGCCCGAAAGCGATGCCGTCGAAGGCGCGCTGCTGCTGGCGCAAGGGGCAGGCACCGGTCTTGGTGGCGGCATAGGCGGTGGCTTGGGCTCTGCGCGTATTCCGGCATAG